Proteins found in one Labeo rohita strain BAU-BD-2019 chromosome 11, IGBB_LRoh.1.0, whole genome shotgun sequence genomic segment:
- the LOC127173510 gene encoding protocadherin-20 — MWNTKRGTWLHSKGELWGLFILLLYTSPLSCSSNFSHLIYKIKEGLPKGTLIGAIGADLKLDLSVNPPRSFNLELKTTSQQYVSLNNTTGELFTSAVEIDREALCAESHEGQGCALFLDVLILPQQYFQLVKIKIIIEDVNDNRPHFPVDEIRVSVPENAPVNARFAVEQSAVDPDIGIHSVQTYWLVNDYGVFTLDVEENEGGELTPFLIITESLDRETQAEYVTDIIAEDGGSPPLLGTATLRIIITDVNDNCPKFTESQVNITLYGNATKGMQLARLQAYDPDEGANALITYTFSERVTQESRNLFYLDTNTGVLKLAGKIDNNTGKLYKLIVLANGPTCIPEVAMVTVHVIRQLSGPPAVIPRYIASEKDGVVSISESEPPFSPIAFFTIKNTEPQQKIECLLEGTGPFRLVPYERFKNEYLLETTEVLDYEQKQDYEMVVVVRNPHGLVVNTVVKVHVLDVNDNAPVFKQSFIDVAVEENNPPNTFLAQLQATDADSESRGEVFYLLGADAPTIFDLDRSTGVLTVSTSLDREEKETYRFMVRAVDRGTPRKESIATVIITVQDRNDNSPRFINKDFTFFVPENFPGFGEIGVLTVTDADAGENGWVALSILNGSDIFVIDTGRGALRAKTPLDREQQGTYYVWIEAIDGGEPALSCITMVTVLLLDVNDNPPTVLFPQSNQSYMLVLPNTLPGTSITEVYAVDRDTGMNAVIAYSIIKRTDGEPGSFDIDPYTGNITLRKTLSNRGLYSLWVKVRDHGQPELYSTVLVNLFVNETVSNETFIQSLLPRSVDIDHGELPPDKEGRKSEQVPNLCGEYQVLLLASAATCLGLFLTVVSLVTYICCKKRKPKKKRLDSEIPLKLNHEMVDKNPMEISNI, encoded by the exons ATGTGGAACACTAAAAGAGGAACCTGGCTTCACAGCAAAGGAGAGTTATGG ggtttGTTCATTCTCCTCTTGTACACCAGTCCCCTCTCCTGCTCATCAAATTTCAGTCACCTCATCTATAAGATAAAAGAAGGATTACCTAAAGGGACTCTCATTGGGGCTATCGGTGCGGACCTAAAATTGGATCTTTCCGTCAACCCTCCTCGCTCATTCAATCTGGAGCTAAAGACGACCAGCCAGCAGTATGTGAGTCTGAATAACACGACCGGGGAGCTGTTCACATCTGCCGTGGAGATTGACAGAGAGGCTCTGTGCGCGGAGTCCCACGAGGGCCAGGGCTGCGCACTCTTTCTGGACGTGCTAATCCTTCCTCAACAGTACTTTCAGCTGGTTAAGATTAAAATCATTATCGAGGATGTGAATGACAACCGCCCGCATTTCCCTGTCGATGAAATCAGGGTGTCTGTGCCAGAGAACGCACCTGTTAATGCCAGGTTTGCCGTGGAGCAATCCGCCGTGGATCCCGACATCGGGATTCACAGCGTTCAAACATACTGGCTTGTTAATGACTATGGAGTTTTCACATTGGATGTAGAGGAGAACGAAGGTGGTGAATTGACGCCATTTCTGATCATTACCGAGTCTCTTGATAGGGAGACGCAAGCTGAGTATGTGACCGACATCATAGCGGAGGATGGAGGGTCTCCGCCGCTTTTGGGCACCGCGACTTTGAGGATTATCATCACGGACGTCAACGACAACTGCCCCAAGTTTACAGAGTCCCAAGTGAACATTACTCTTTACGGAAACGCTACTAAGGGCATGCAACTGGCACGACTACAAGCCTACGACCCAGACGAGGGAGCCAACGCTTTGATCACATACACCTTCAGTGAACGGGTCACCCAAGAAAGCAGAAACCTGTTTTATTTGGATACAAACACTGGGGTACTTAAACTAGCAGGAAAGATTGACAACAACACCGGGAAACTCTACAAACTAATCGTCCTGGCCAACGGGCCGACTTGTATTCCAGAAGTCGCAATGGTTACTGTTCACGTCATCAGACAGCTCTCCGGGCCTCCGGCGGTTATCCCGCGTTACATTGCATCTGAGAAAGACGGCGTTGTGAGTATAAGTGAATCAGAGCCGCCGTTTTCACCCATTGCTTTTTTTACGATCAAAAACACTGAGCCACAACAGAAGATAGAGTGTCTTCTTGAAGGCACAGGCCCGTTTAGGCTTGTACCGTATGAGCGTTTTAAAAACGAGTACCTGCTTGAGACCACCGAAGTATTGGATTATGAGCAGAAGCAGGATTATGAAATGGTTGTTGTGGTACGTAACCCTCATGGATTAGTAGTTAACACCGTGGTAAAAGTCCACGTGTTGGACGTCAACGACAACGCTCCGGTTTTCAAGCAATCCTTCATTGACGTTGCGGTAGAGGAGAACAACCCACCAAATACATTCCTCGCTCAGCTTCAGGCCACCGACGCAGACAGTGAAAGCAGAGGTGAGGTGTTTTACCTACTCGGTGCTGACGCTCCCACCATTTTTGACTTGGATAGGTCAACCGGGGTACTGACGGTGTCCACTTCTCTTGACCGAGAGGAAAAGGAGACGTATCGGTTCATGGTGCGGGCTGTGGACCGCGGCACGCCGAGGAAGGAATCAATCGCCACTGTGATCATCACCGTCCAGGATCGGAACGACAACAGTCCAAGGTTTATCAATAAAGACTTCACCTTTTTCGTGCCGGAGAACTTTCCAGGATTTGGGGAAATTGGCGTACTTACGGTTACGGATGCAGATGCTGGGGAGAACGGCTGGGTGGCGTTGTCCATCCTTAATGGGAGCGACATCTTCGTGATCGATACTGGACGAGGAGCGCTGCGAGCCAAGACCCCTCTAGACCGGGAACAACAAGGAACGTATTATGTTTGGATCGAGGCAATTGATGGAGGCGAACCTGCTCTTTCGTGCATCACAATGGTGACCGTTCTCCTCCTGGATGTCAACGATAATCCTCCAACTGTTCTTTTCCCTCAGTCCAACCAGTCGTACATGTTGGTGCTTCCCAACACGCTTCCGGGAACATCTATAACGGAGGTCTACGCGGTGGACCGGGACACGGGAATGAACGCTGTTATAGCGTACAGCATCATAAAGAGAACGGACGGAGAGCCAGGCTCGTTCGACATCGACCCTTACACGGGAAACATCACCTTGAGGAAAACCTTGAGCAATCGGGGCCTCTACAGTTTGTGGGTCAAAGTCAGGGATCACGGTCAGCCAGAACTCTACTCTACCGTGCTGGTCAACCTATTTGTGAATGAGACAGTCAGCAATGAGACTTTCATTCAGAGTTTGTTGCCTAGAAGTGTAGATATTGACCATGGCGAGCTTCCTCCAGATAAGGAAGGGAGGAAGAGCGAACAAGTGCCAAATCTGTGTGGCGAGTACCAAGTGTTACTGCTTGCGTCGGCAGCTACTTGCCTCGGATTGTTTCTGACCGTCGTGTCGTTGGTGACGTACATTTGCTGCAAGAAAAGGAAACCGAAAAAGAAGAGGTTAGACAGTGAGATTCCTTTAAAACTCAACCATGAAATGGTGGACAAGAACCCAATGGAGATTTCAAACATTTGA